In the Topomyia yanbarensis strain Yona2022 chromosome 3, ASM3024719v1, whole genome shotgun sequence genome, one interval contains:
- the LOC131691734 gene encoding UDP-glucosyltransferase 2-like has translation MRQLEQVFFSVLLVMVCCQAVSGYRILSIIGSPSRSHVIVQEALAKELARRGHQVTMVSPFPSEHPVDNYREITVPISDWGKSTMALFLKDQSRFASFINFPTMCKIFMDSSNDTINDPEVRRVILKEKFDLLIVGIMGDFILGVGQLIGAPTMVVCPNAAMGVVNDMFGNPYPISAVPNAMLGIASPMNFTNRIKNLFSYILELVFGWYIKSVSERYYNSNFPRDKFPAYDVARKNVSLVLINQHFTKASPRPYVQSMVEIGGLQIKPTPDPLPGDLQQWMDGAEDGIIFFSLGTNIQSSSMPSEKLNAVLNTFRELKQRIVWKWDSHDMPDKPPNVLLRKWLPQDDILAHKNVRLFITHGGLGGVAEAQYHGVPLVGIPIFGDQKGNLEKVKREGWAVIVEFAELTEDTLTRAVNEVLNNASYRETVKSLADLYRDRPMSPMDTAVFWTEYVIRHKGAKHMRYPGVDLNFWQRHLLDVIAVLGAGVFVVVKLISYTYQLCRRKVLSKIKLN, from the exons ATGCGCCAATTAGAGCAAGTGTTTTTTTCGGTACTGCTGGTAATGGTGTGTTGCCAAGCAGTAAGTGGCTACAGAATTCTTAGTATTATCGGTAGCCCAAGCCGATCCCACGTGATAGTGCAGGAGGCGCTGGCGAAAGAACTGGCTCGTCGAGGTCATCAAGTAACTATGGTCAGTCCTTTTCCTTCAGAACATCCAGTGGATAATTATCGAGAGATTACGGTGCCAATTTCTGACTGGGGAAAAA GTACAATGGCATTATTCTTAAAAGACCAGTCACGTTTTGCAAGTTTCATCAATTTCCCAACCATGTGTAAGATATTCATGGATTCGTCGAACGACACCATCAATGACCCAGAAGTTCGTCGAGTAATCCTGAAGGAAAAGTTTGATCTTTTGATTGTTGGGATAATGGGTGACTTTATACTAGGAGTCGGACAGTTGATCGGAGCACCTACCATGGTTGTTTGTCCCAACGCTGCAATGGGAGTAGTTAACGATATGTTTGGAAATCCCTATCCAATTTCTGCAGTACCGAATGCGATGCTAGGAATTGCTAGCCCTATGAATTTTACTAACCgaataaaaaatctttttagctaTATTCTTGAGCTTGTTTTCGGATGGTACATAAAATCGGTTTCGGAACGCTATTATAA CTCAAACTTTCCACGTGATAAGTTTCCGGCTTACGATGTGGCGCGGAAGAATGTATCGTTAGTCCTAATCAATCAACATTTCACCAAAGCATCGCCGCGTCCTTATGTTCAATCAATGGTGGAAATTGGTGGACTTCAGATCAAACCAACGCCAGATCCACTTCCTGGAGATCTTCAGCAATGGATGGACGGCGCAGAAGATGGTATTATTTTCTTCAGTCTGGGAACCAACATACAAAGCTCGTCGATGCCCAGCGAAAAACTGAACGCCGTGCTGAATACATTTAGAGAACTGAAGCAAAGAATCGTATGGAAATGGGACTCGCATGATATGCCGGATAAGCCTCCGAATGTTTTGTTGCGAAAGTGGCTTCCTCAGGATGACATATTGGCACATAAAAATGTGCGACTCTTTATTACTCACGGTGGACTGGGAGGAGTAGCGGAAGCTCAGTATCATGGTGTTCCGCTGGTAGGCATACCGATTTTCGGTGATCAGAaaggcaacttagaaaaagtaaaAAGGGAAGGGTGGGCTGTTATAGTAGAATTCGCAGAATTAACCGAAGATACTCTCACTCGAGCAGTAAATGAAGTTTTGAACAACGCCAGCTACAGAGAGACCGTGAAGAGCCTGGCAGACTTGTACCGGGACCGACCAATGTCACCCATGGACACCGCAGTATTTTGGACAGAATACGTTATACGACATAAAGGAGCAAAGCATATGCGATACCCAGGCGTTGACCTAAATTTTTGGCAGCGTCACTTACTTGATGTAATAGCAGTTCTAGGAGCTGGCGTGTTCGTTGTAGTCAAACTTATTTCCTATACTTATCAACTGTGTCGAAGAAAAGTTCtttcgaaaattaaattaaattaa